One window of the Polycladomyces subterraneus genome contains the following:
- a CDS encoding DUF6154 family protein, with protein MRFVDEVYSLYRDQLTDDEDDAVSLVLNLLEDHTRQDVLNLIEEMSDDEVLQMVAIYLVEMLKAKMAQEGKLSMWKPSFQTPYIH; from the coding sequence ATGCGTTTTGTGGATGAAGTATATTCGTTGTACCGGGACCAATTAACCGACGATGAAGATGATGCGGTATCATTGGTTCTCAATTTGCTGGAAGATCACACGAGGCAGGATGTTTTGAACCTCATCGAAGAAATGAGCGATGATGAAGTATTGCAAATGGTGGCCATTTATTTGGTGGAAATGCTGAAAGCCAAGATGGCGCAGGAAGGGAAACTGTCGATGTGGAAACCTTCCTTTCAAACGCCATACATTCATTGA
- a CDS encoding YunC family protein has translation MVQLKPIDVAGQTVLGIEVALPKTRLLAIATEKGYIMCGALDVALLNERLADRGILAGRAVGVRSLDDLLAAPLESVTHAAREVGIHPGMTGQEALLKMM, from the coding sequence GTGGTTCAACTGAAACCGATCGATGTGGCGGGACAGACGGTATTGGGCATTGAAGTGGCATTGCCTAAAACGCGTCTGCTCGCGATCGCCACGGAAAAGGGGTACATCATGTGTGGCGCTTTGGATGTGGCTTTGTTGAATGAGCGGTTGGCCGACCGTGGTATTCTCGCCGGACGGGCGGTAGGGGTGCGGTCGCTGGATGATTTGTTGGCCGCCCCACTGGAATCAGTCACCCATGCAGCCAGGGAGGTGGGGATTCATCCAGGTATGACCGGCCAGGAAGCGCTGCTGAAGATGATGTAA
- the helD gene encoding RNA polymerase recycling motor HelD, with protein MSVTKQEWQKEQERLDRVTAKIGKRMDDLKQRVSGLKSEIVNIRKNFWDDVRVNVDEPHEAVETAVSVKQQSEVLAERERSFRHVNKELSILSRMRKSPWFGRIDFREDGEQETEKIYLGIASFRDENDEDFLVYDWRAPVSSLYYEGVPGPVQYETPGGTVTGTLELKRQYIIRNGKIVSLFDTGVTIGDELLQEVLGKHSDAQMKSIVATIQKEQNRIIRSEGPRLLIVQGAAGSGKTSTALQRVAWLLYRYRGSLTADQIVLFSPNPMFNSYVSTVLPELGEENMQQTTFQELLEKRIGNMFELEDPFTQMEYVLTAMDDPEYSARIEGIRYKTSVSFMNLIDRYIAYLGQDGMLFHDLKLEDEVLIPADYIREQFYSLPASLAIHDRMSFLAERLLEDLKERARLERSKPWVEEEIQYLDRHTLIRAYQTLQKQKRFTMTMFDDFEREREFLAAFVVHERFRPLRQSVKRLEFVDIAGIYRQLFADPDYVARFAPEIRLPDNWKTICAQTVKRLDRGKLSCEDATPLMYLKEQIEGFETDNTIRHVFVDEAQDYSPFQFAFVKRLYPRARMTVLGDFNQVIFAHAAAGDVFQALPDLFGTDEVKTFILLRSYRSTRQIVEFTRQLIDGGEAIEPFHREGPKPTLTQVADRNELAKRIADRIRSLQDAGHQTIAVICKTARESREAYEVLKDQVPIRLIGKDSVSFEKGALIIPAYLAKGIEFDAVIIFNASEDVYGKESERKLFYTACTRAMHELHIYWIGNRSPFLAQVSPDLYVTEK; from the coding sequence ATGAGCGTGACAAAGCAGGAATGGCAAAAAGAACAAGAGCGGTTGGACCGGGTAACCGCTAAAATCGGCAAACGGATGGATGATCTTAAGCAGCGAGTCAGCGGGCTTAAGTCGGAAATCGTAAACATCCGCAAGAACTTCTGGGATGATGTGAGGGTTAACGTGGATGAGCCGCATGAAGCGGTGGAGACCGCCGTGAGCGTCAAACAGCAGTCGGAAGTGTTGGCTGAAAGGGAACGAAGCTTCCGTCACGTAAACAAGGAGTTGTCTATTCTTTCGCGGATGAGGAAGTCCCCATGGTTCGGCCGGATCGATTTCAGGGAAGACGGAGAGCAGGAAACAGAGAAGATTTATCTGGGGATCGCTTCCTTCCGTGATGAAAACGATGAGGACTTTCTCGTTTATGACTGGCGGGCGCCGGTCTCCAGCCTGTATTACGAAGGGGTACCCGGCCCTGTGCAGTACGAAACGCCTGGCGGCACAGTGACCGGGACCCTGGAGCTGAAGCGGCAGTATATCATTCGGAACGGAAAAATTGTCAGCTTATTTGATACGGGTGTCACCATCGGAGACGAGCTGCTTCAGGAAGTGCTCGGCAAGCATTCGGACGCGCAGATGAAGAGCATCGTGGCCACGATCCAGAAAGAGCAAAATCGCATTATCCGAAGTGAAGGGCCGCGTCTCTTGATCGTTCAGGGAGCAGCGGGCAGCGGCAAGACGTCAACTGCTCTTCAGCGAGTGGCATGGCTGTTGTACCGGTACAGGGGCTCGCTGACCGCCGACCAGATTGTGCTGTTTTCGCCCAACCCGATGTTCAATAGCTATGTTTCCACGGTTCTTCCCGAGCTGGGGGAAGAGAATATGCAGCAGACCACATTCCAAGAGCTGTTGGAAAAACGGATCGGGAACATGTTTGAGCTGGAAGACCCGTTCACCCAGATGGAATATGTGCTGACGGCCATGGATGACCCGGAATATTCGGCAAGAATTGAGGGAATCCGGTACAAGACGTCCGTCTCCTTCATGAATCTGATCGACCGGTACATTGCGTATCTCGGACAGGACGGGATGCTCTTCCATGATCTGAAGCTGGAAGATGAAGTCCTGATTCCCGCCGATTACATTCGGGAACAATTTTACTCGCTCCCTGCATCTCTGGCCATTCACGACCGTATGAGCTTTCTTGCGGAACGGTTGCTGGAAGATTTAAAAGAACGGGCTCGTCTGGAGCGTTCCAAGCCGTGGGTGGAGGAAGAAATTCAGTATCTGGATCGCCATACGTTGATTCGCGCCTATCAAACGCTGCAGAAACAAAAACGTTTCACGATGACCATGTTTGACGACTTTGAGCGTGAACGGGAATTTCTCGCCGCCTTTGTTGTTCACGAACGGTTCAGGCCGCTTCGTCAGTCTGTGAAGCGGCTGGAATTCGTGGACATCGCGGGGATCTACCGGCAACTGTTCGCTGATCCGGACTATGTGGCGCGATTTGCTCCCGAAATTCGGTTACCGGATAATTGGAAGACGATTTGCGCGCAGACGGTGAAGCGTCTGGATCGCGGCAAGCTCTCCTGTGAAGACGCGACGCCGCTTATGTATCTGAAAGAACAGATCGAAGGGTTTGAAACGGACAATACCATCCGGCACGTGTTTGTCGATGAAGCACAGGATTACTCCCCGTTCCAGTTTGCGTTTGTTAAACGGCTGTATCCTCGTGCCCGAATGACCGTTCTGGGTGATTTTAACCAGGTGATTTTCGCCCATGCCGCTGCCGGTGACGTTTTTCAGGCGCTGCCCGATCTGTTCGGAACCGACGAGGTCAAAACATTTATCCTGTTGCGCAGTTACCGCTCCACCCGGCAGATCGTCGAATTCACCCGACAGTTGATCGATGGCGGTGAGGCGATCGAACCGTTCCACCGGGAAGGCCCCAAACCGACCTTGACGCAGGTGGCGGACCGGAATGAACTGGCGAAAAGAATTGCCGACCGAATCCGCTCCCTTCAAGATGCCGGACACCAAACGATTGCCGTGATCTGCAAAACGGCCCGGGAGAGCCGGGAAGCGTATGAGGTGTTAAAAGACCAGGTTCCGATCCGGTTGATCGGGAAGGACTCTGTTTCTTTCGAAAAAGGGGCTTTGATCATCCCGGCGTATCTCGCCAAAGGGATTGAGTTCGACGCGGTGATCATCTTCAATGCGTCGGAAGACGTGTACGGAAAAGAGAGCGAACGCAAGCTGTTCTACACGGCCTGCACGCGGGCGATGCACGAACTGCATATTTATTGGATCGGAAACAGAAGCCCGTTTCTGGCTCAAGTTTCCCCGGATTTGTATGTCACCGAAAAATGA
- a CDS encoding acyl-CoA dehydrogenase family protein has translation MYCLIIPKEYGGIGAGMPGNVVAAEQLAHARPSTASPGTCTILLSRRSTFSAIRFCSTDIASVYIDSIIFR, from the coding sequence TTGTACTGCCTGATCATTCCAAAGGAGTACGGCGGTATAGGGGCCGGGATGCCGGGCAATGTGGTGGCGGCCGAACAACTTGCCCACGCCCGTCCTTCGACCGCTTCGCCTGGAACATGCACGATCTTGTTGAGCAGACGTTCGACTTTTTCAGCAATACGTTTTTGCAGTACAGATATAGCTAGTGTGTACATTGATTCTATCATTTTTCGGTGA
- a CDS encoding VOC family protein, translated as MDCRFQGIDHVQLAAPPNCEEEARRFYGECLGLKEVPKPAALQKRGGVWFRCGNQEVHIGVQDPFVPATKAHPAFLVTSLAVLKQRLAEYGTEIIEDAPIEGRERFFTRDPFGNRIEFLEYK; from the coding sequence ATGGATTGTCGCTTTCAGGGGATTGACCATGTACAACTGGCGGCACCGCCGAACTGTGAGGAAGAAGCACGACGGTTTTACGGCGAATGCCTTGGGTTGAAAGAAGTGCCGAAGCCGGCCGCATTGCAAAAACGGGGCGGTGTTTGGTTCCGTTGCGGCAACCAAGAGGTGCACATCGGAGTACAGGACCCATTTGTCCCAGCGACCAAGGCGCATCCTGCATTTTTGGTCACATCCCTGGCGGTGTTAAAACAACGATTGGCCGAATACGGCACAGAGATCATCGAAGACGCACCGATTGAAGGCCGAGAGCGATTTTTCACCCGCGATCCATTTGGTAACCGTATTGAGTTTCTGGAGTACAAGTGA
- a CDS encoding RluA family pseudouridine synthase produces MVMFMSSKQKNPGKWIAYCVTPEWEGHTVREVLRGPLLLSNRMINRLTRSRGIQLNGKMPWLDRRVKKGDRLRVAVRPFERADLPPEPVPFSVVYEDADLMVVDKPAGINVHPVRPGEGGTLAHGIIHYWLSQGREGRVRPVHRLDRDTSGLILIAKHAYAHQLLDRDLRQHDIQREYLACVSGRLENPEGTICEPIARDPNHPLRRCVSPEGDPAVTHYRVLVQNDRASIVWVRLETGRTHQIRVHFSSLGHPLYGDKLYGGPMEGIGRQALHAWLLSFRHPLTGKNLTLKTMPPEDWLQLTESLHFVREEWSDGLSLSGD; encoded by the coding sequence ATGGTGATGTTCATGTCGTCAAAGCAGAAAAACCCCGGCAAATGGATCGCCTACTGTGTCACACCCGAGTGGGAAGGACACACCGTGCGGGAAGTACTGCGAGGACCCTTGTTGCTGTCCAACCGGATGATCAACCGACTCACTCGGTCGAGGGGGATTCAGCTCAATGGTAAAATGCCTTGGCTGGACCGACGGGTGAAGAAGGGCGACCGTCTGCGTGTGGCTGTGCGCCCGTTTGAACGGGCCGACCTGCCGCCGGAACCGGTACCGTTTTCCGTCGTATATGAGGATGCCGATCTGATGGTGGTGGACAAACCCGCCGGGATCAATGTACACCCGGTACGTCCCGGTGAAGGTGGAACGCTGGCCCACGGGATTATCCATTACTGGCTGTCACAAGGCAGAGAAGGACGGGTACGGCCGGTACACCGGCTGGACCGGGATACTTCAGGCCTCATTCTGATCGCCAAGCACGCATACGCACATCAGTTGCTGGACCGGGATTTGCGCCAACACGATATTCAACGGGAGTATCTGGCGTGTGTTTCCGGACGGTTGGAAAATCCCGAGGGTACCATCTGCGAACCGATCGCTCGTGATCCCAACCATCCTTTGCGACGGTGCGTTTCCCCTGAAGGCGATCCGGCCGTGACACACTACCGGGTCCTGGTACAAAACGATCGTGCCTCGATTGTATGGGTTCGATTGGAGACAGGACGGACCCATCAGATTCGCGTCCATTTCTCTTCGCTCGGTCACCCGCTATACGGAGATAAACTCTATGGCGGACCCATGGAAGGAATCGGGCGACAGGCCTTGCATGCTTGGCTCCTATCGTTTCGCCATCCATTGACAGGAAAAAATCTCACACTGAAGACCATGCCGCCGGAGGATTGGTTGCAGTTGACTGAATCACTTCATTTTGTGAGGGAGGAATGGTCGGATGGATTGTCGCTTTCAGGGGATTGA
- a CDS encoding threonine ammonia-lyase — MERTERMETITYDRVREAAARLKGVAHRTPVMTSRTLDQQTGQEIYLKCEQFQRGGAFKFRGAYNTISQLTEEEKQHGVLAYSSGNHAQGVALAAQLSGVPAVICMPTDAPPVKLAATRETYGAEVLTFDRLTTDREAFGRQVAEERGLTIVPPFDHPHIIAGAGTAALELLEEVPDLDVVITPIGGGGLLSGTSIAAHGWNPKIRVFGAEPVLAADTYRSMQEGKRVSIDPPSTVADGLRATTPGALTFPILQSHVESIVLVTEEEIADAVRFALIRLKTVIEPSAAVALAAVRKGALPRDCRKVGVILSGGNIDPSLLSQLWEREASKI, encoded by the coding sequence ATGGAAAGGACGGAGAGGATGGAGACCATCACCTATGACCGCGTACGGGAGGCGGCCGCCCGGTTGAAAGGTGTCGCCCACCGGACTCCTGTGATGACATCGCGAACATTAGATCAGCAAACCGGTCAGGAGATTTACCTTAAATGTGAGCAGTTCCAACGTGGGGGAGCGTTCAAGTTTCGCGGTGCCTACAACACAATCTCCCAATTGACCGAGGAGGAAAAACAGCACGGGGTACTCGCCTACTCATCGGGCAACCATGCCCAAGGGGTGGCGCTGGCCGCCCAATTGTCCGGTGTTCCGGCGGTCATTTGCATGCCAACCGACGCGCCTCCCGTCAAATTGGCGGCCACACGGGAGACCTACGGCGCTGAGGTACTGACGTTCGATCGTTTGACGACGGATCGGGAAGCATTCGGACGGCAAGTGGCAGAAGAGCGGGGGCTCACCATTGTTCCGCCATTTGATCATCCGCATATCATTGCGGGGGCAGGGACGGCGGCACTGGAGTTATTGGAGGAAGTGCCGGATTTGGATGTGGTGATAACGCCGATCGGTGGTGGTGGATTGCTGTCGGGGACTTCGATCGCAGCCCACGGTTGGAATCCAAAGATTCGCGTATTTGGTGCAGAACCGGTACTGGCGGCAGATACATACCGTTCCATGCAGGAGGGTAAAAGGGTGTCAATCGATCCTCCGTCGACGGTGGCCGACGGTCTTCGAGCGACAACGCCTGGCGCGTTGACATTTCCCATTTTGCAATCGCATGTGGAGAGCATTGTGCTGGTGACGGAGGAGGAGATTGCAGACGCTGTCCGTTTTGCCCTGATCCGGTTGAAAACGGTGATTGAACCGTCAGCCGCTGTGGCGCTGGCGGCTGTGCGGAAGGGAGCTTTGCCCCGGGATTGCCGGAAAGTAGGCGTTATCCTGAGCGGGGGCAATATCGACCCATCGTTGCTGTCGCAGCTGTGGGAGAGAGAAGCATCGAAGATTTGA
- the yfkAB gene encoding radical SAM/CxCxxxxC motif protein YfkAB, which translates to MKTVTPKTDRRPITPDWDPWDPWYTRSEKGRYELTSVEFTVTQLCNLRCEHCAVGEMLVEREGIPIPVDQLIRKLDEVETLRTISITGGEPILNPQVVKETIRPLLRYARSRGIYTQLNSNLTLHLSRYEDWIEDLDVLHISYNYRGPEDFHRIVFAHSKQEVPFKTAEMLYNRMVDNARALSKAGVFVSAESLISPFTAPHLPLMHRHIVEMGCVRHEVHPLYPSDFAKSMELLSLDQLREAILRLVDQRDPDVWILFGTLPFYPCSDRPEDRELWLRLHREPNITVRHDPDGRNRLNINVFTGDIIVTDFGDVPPLGNIHTDRLTDVFNRWLSHPVARKHHCYCPSARCTGPNILVAQMYYNDWDFMKRKADLVVEH; encoded by the coding sequence ATGAAAACCGTGACGCCGAAAACAGATCGACGGCCGATCACACCGGATTGGGACCCCTGGGACCCTTGGTATACACGCAGCGAAAAAGGGCGATACGAACTGACCAGTGTGGAATTCACTGTCACCCAGCTTTGCAATCTACGGTGTGAGCATTGCGCGGTGGGGGAAATGTTGGTAGAGCGGGAGGGCATCCCCATCCCCGTCGATCAGCTGATCCGCAAGCTGGACGAAGTGGAAACCTTGCGTACGATCAGCATCACCGGCGGCGAACCGATCCTCAACCCGCAAGTGGTAAAGGAGACGATCCGTCCCTTATTGCGCTACGCCCGTTCGCGGGGGATCTACACCCAACTCAACTCCAACCTGACCCTGCACCTGTCGCGTTACGAAGACTGGATCGAAGACCTGGACGTGTTGCATATTTCTTACAACTACCGGGGGCCGGAGGACTTTCACCGCATTGTGTTTGCCCATTCCAAACAGGAGGTTCCATTCAAAACGGCGGAAATGCTGTACAACCGGATGGTGGATAACGCGCGGGCATTATCCAAAGCAGGCGTGTTCGTCTCTGCGGAATCGCTGATCAGCCCGTTTACCGCCCCCCATCTCCCGCTAATGCACCGGCACATCGTCGAGATGGGGTGTGTTCGCCATGAGGTGCACCCGCTGTACCCGAGCGATTTCGCCAAGAGTATGGAACTTCTCAGTTTGGATCAACTGCGGGAGGCCATTCTCCGTTTGGTCGATCAGCGCGATCCCGATGTGTGGATCTTGTTCGGCACCCTGCCGTTCTATCCGTGCAGCGACCGTCCGGAGGACCGCGAACTGTGGCTGCGGCTTCACCGCGAGCCCAACATCACCGTCCGCCACGACCCCGACGGACGTAACCGGCTCAACATCAATGTTTTTACCGGAGACATCATCGTTACCGACTTTGGCGATGTTCCACCTTTGGGCAACATTCACACGGATCGTCTGACCGACGTCTTCAATCGCTGGCTCTCCCATCCGGTCGCCCGGAAACATCACTGCTACTGCCCGTCTGCTCGTTGCACCGGCCCCAACATCCTAGTGGCACAGATGTATTACAACGACTGGGATTTCATGAAGAGGAAAGCAGACTTGGTGGTTGAGCATTGA
- a CDS encoding bis-aminopropyl spermidine synthase family protein yields MSTIGIAAETRRIDALLLRELYFGPKTYWELMRAGQAQTHQVLESLQSLMESELVAYNDNRFVLTETGRRQAETLRLERVAKQRCEACGGRGIVLRPPFDRILADFKEIVAIRPKATPDFDQGYVTPETTVLRLVLMAQQGDLVGRDLLLLGDDDLTGIAAALSGLPRRICILDVDERIVSFIRDVARDRGWDHVHTEFYDARDGLPSHLRGQFDVFFTDPVETVKGLLLFLSRCTEGLRGPGAAGYFGLSYLEASWRKWRQIQRGILDMGFAITDMLGAFQDYLLEDIVARGYPVARMAPVPVKEPDIPFYVSTVYRLELVEKPRPLYSGRVELGRDLYYDEEACVTLQE; encoded by the coding sequence ATGTCAACAATCGGTATTGCTGCGGAAACCCGTCGGATTGACGCACTTCTGCTCCGTGAACTCTACTTCGGACCCAAAACCTACTGGGAGCTGATGCGGGCAGGGCAAGCCCAGACCCATCAGGTACTGGAATCCCTGCAGTCTCTTATGGAAAGCGAGCTGGTGGCCTACAACGACAACCGCTTCGTGCTCACCGAGACGGGACGTCGACAAGCAGAAACGCTGAGACTGGAACGAGTAGCCAAACAACGCTGTGAGGCCTGCGGCGGGCGCGGCATCGTTCTACGGCCGCCTTTCGACCGTATCCTTGCAGATTTCAAGGAGATCGTAGCCATACGCCCCAAAGCAACGCCTGACTTTGACCAAGGGTACGTGACGCCAGAGACCACCGTGCTACGGTTGGTCCTGATGGCTCAACAGGGTGATCTGGTGGGCCGCGACCTGCTGTTGCTGGGCGACGACGACCTTACGGGGATTGCGGCCGCGCTCTCGGGGCTGCCGCGGCGCATCTGCATCTTGGATGTGGACGAGCGCATCGTCAGCTTCATCCGTGACGTGGCCCGGGATCGTGGTTGGGACCACGTTCACACCGAGTTCTACGACGCGCGGGATGGACTACCTTCCCACCTCCGTGGCCAGTTTGATGTGTTCTTCACGGATCCGGTTGAGACCGTCAAGGGACTCCTGCTCTTCCTGAGTCGCTGCACAGAGGGGCTGCGTGGGCCCGGTGCCGCTGGCTACTTTGGCCTCTCTTACCTGGAAGCCTCCTGGCGGAAGTGGCGGCAGATCCAGCGGGGCATTCTCGACATGGGCTTTGCCATCACGGACATGCTGGGCGCATTCCAAGACTACCTGTTGGAGGACATTGTAGCCCGGGGTTACCCGGTGGCACGCATGGCACCTGTGCCGGTCAAGGAGCCCGATATTCCCTTTTACGTCAGCACCGTCTATCGCCTGGAGCTGGTCGAGAAGCCGCGGCCCCTCTACTCTGGCCGAGTGGAGCTTGGGCGGGACCTCTACTACGACGAAGAAGCCTGCGTCACCCTGCAAGAATAA
- a CDS encoding S26 family signal peptidase produces the protein MERIKRIVGMPGETIQGSDNRILINGKPYLKA, from the coding sequence ATGGAGCGTATCAAACGCATTGTTGGCATGCCTGGGGAGACAATCCAGGGCAGCGACAATCGCATATTGATCAACGGGAAACCGTACCTGAAGGCGTAG
- a CDS encoding ketoacyl-ACP synthase III, producing the protein MNFSNTKIRSKARITAIGTYTPSKKLTNFDLEKIVDTSDEWIVQRTGIRERRIADENEFTSDICVAAVKDMVQHHGVKLDDVDYLIVATTTPDTPLPSVASQLQAKLNLPSSLGAIDISAACAGFVQGLHLANALITSGLHRKVLVIGADTLSKVTDYTDRTTCILFGDGAGAVLVEYDDANPSFLYSSTSTEGKAAIHLYYSGIANKLLDKDIITNGKIVQNGREIFKMAVNTLVNEIPKLIEKAGMSLSDVNWFVPHSANIRIIEAACDRLHFPMERVLFSGEFYGNTSSATIPLALKMGMEQNKIKKGDILLLSGFGGGFVHSSTLIRWTV; encoded by the coding sequence ATGAATTTCTCAAACACCAAGATCAGGTCAAAGGCGAGAATTACTGCCATCGGTACCTATACACCGTCAAAGAAACTGACCAACTTCGACCTCGAAAAAATAGTGGATACCTCTGATGAGTGGATTGTGCAAAGAACCGGCATCCGGGAAAGACGGATTGCCGATGAAAATGAATTTACGAGTGACATTTGTGTAGCAGCAGTCAAAGACATGGTCCAACATCATGGCGTGAAGTTGGATGATGTTGATTATCTGATCGTGGCCACAACGACGCCTGACACTCCGCTTCCCAGTGTGGCCAGCCAACTTCAAGCGAAATTGAATTTACCCTCTTCCCTTGGGGCCATTGATATCAGTGCTGCATGCGCCGGATTTGTACAGGGATTGCATCTTGCGAATGCGCTGATTACCTCCGGGTTGCATCGGAAAGTGCTCGTGATTGGAGCGGACACCCTGTCCAAAGTGACGGACTACACCGACCGCACCACTTGCATCTTGTTTGGCGACGGAGCCGGGGCTGTCCTGGTAGAATACGATGATGCCAATCCTAGCTTTCTCTACTCTTCCACCTCAACGGAAGGAAAAGCGGCCATTCACCTGTATTACTCCGGCATTGCCAACAAACTTCTCGACAAAGACATCATTACCAATGGGAAGATCGTCCAAAACGGAAGAGAAATTTTCAAAATGGCCGTTAACACACTGGTGAATGAAATACCCAAACTGATAGAGAAAGCAGGCATGTCCCTGTCGGATGTCAATTGGTTCGTCCCTCATAGCGCCAATATCCGCATCATCGAAGCTGCTTGTGACAGACTGCATTTCCCGATGGAGCGGGTGTTGTTCAGCGGTGAGTTCTACGGTAACACTTCCTCCGCCACCATCCCATTAGCCTTGAAGATGGGGATGGAACAAAACAAGATCAAAAAAGGGGATATCCTGTTGTTATCCGGCTTTGGTGGCGGTTTTGTTCACTCCAGCACGTTAATCCGTTGGACGGTGTAA
- a CDS encoding response regulator transcription factor, translating into MMSYTIFIVEDDPIIAGSVRDFLTRYGYRVVTATDFERIPETVRELQPHLIILDVQLPYQDGFHLCRELRRHSSVPILFLSGRTGEMEQVLGMESGGDDYVTKPFHLEVLLAKIRAMLRRTYGEYASAEQPVHEQCRGDLCLRLNAAEMVWRGELQTLTKNEVKLLALLMEHADQVVSREECLTALWEDVAFVDDNTLTVNVTRLRKKLARWGIDDAIVTHRGWGYQLNTNRLVKKP; encoded by the coding sequence ATGATGTCCTACACCATTTTCATCGTGGAAGATGATCCAATCATCGCCGGTTCCGTCCGAGACTTTTTGACCCGTTATGGGTACCGGGTGGTGACGGCCACCGATTTTGAGCGAATACCCGAAACGGTCAGGGAACTTCAGCCCCATTTGATCATTTTGGATGTGCAATTACCGTATCAAGACGGGTTTCATCTGTGCAGGGAACTCCGACGTCACTCGTCGGTACCGATTCTGTTTTTGTCCGGTCGTACAGGCGAGATGGAGCAGGTGCTGGGAATGGAAAGCGGTGGAGACGATTACGTGACCAAGCCGTTTCATCTCGAGGTGTTGTTGGCCAAAATCAGGGCGATGTTGCGCCGTACATACGGGGAATACGCATCGGCCGAACAGCCCGTTCATGAGCAGTGTCGGGGTGATTTGTGTCTTCGCCTGAATGCTGCGGAGATGGTGTGGCGGGGAGAATTGCAAACCTTGACCAAAAACGAGGTGAAACTGTTGGCGCTGTTGATGGAACACGCTGATCAGGTGGTGAGCAGGGAAGAGTGCCTGACAGCGTTGTGGGAGGATGTCGCCTTTGTCGACGACAATACGTTAACCGTGAACGTCACGCGGTTGCGAAAGAAACTGGCCCGTTGGGGGATCGACGATGCGATTGTCACGCACCGGGGATGGGGATACCAGCTGAATACGAATCGGTTGGTGAAGAAACCGTGA
- a CDS encoding sensor histidine kinase, with protein sequence MTARWIERLHERYREQLQSYQLGYRQHLDFVHLWVHQMKTPLSGLSLLCQQQRPQTADERERWLQTEEAVEKLAEGLDTVLHMARLQDFALDVHNRRTDLLQQVKEVIDARKRTMIRLGIFPRIDAEQGEWPVYTDPKWNKVILEQILSNALKYGSQADKEGQYIRFGLHRGGREVVLTISDDGPGIPPQDPPRIFDPFFTGENGRRFTHATGVGLYLVKQVTERLGHHVSVTSTPGEGTCVTLRYQGEQVI encoded by the coding sequence TTGACTGCCCGATGGATCGAACGACTACATGAGCGTTACCGGGAACAACTCCAGTCGTATCAGTTGGGTTATCGTCAGCACCTGGATTTTGTGCATTTGTGGGTGCATCAGATGAAAACACCATTATCGGGGCTTTCTCTGTTGTGTCAGCAACAACGACCCCAGACTGCTGATGAACGGGAACGTTGGTTGCAAACGGAAGAGGCGGTGGAAAAGTTGGCCGAAGGGTTGGATACGGTGCTTCACATGGCCCGATTGCAGGATTTTGCTTTGGATGTGCATAACCGGCGTACCGATCTGTTGCAACAGGTAAAAGAGGTGATCGATGCCCGGAAACGAACCATGATCCGGCTCGGGATCTTCCCCCGGATCGACGCGGAACAGGGAGAATGGCCAGTGTATACCGACCCGAAGTGGAACAAGGTGATCCTGGAACAAATCTTGTCCAACGCGCTGAAATACGGTTCACAAGCGGACAAGGAGGGGCAGTACATCCGCTTTGGATTGCACCGGGGGGGGAGAGAGGTGGTGCTGACTATCAGCGACGATGGTCCCGGCATCCCGCCCCAAGACCCCCCGCGGATCTTCGATCCGTTTTTCACCGGGGAAAACGGACGCCGCTTTACCCATGCCACTGGGGTAGGTCTGTATCTGGTGAAACAGGTGACGGAGCGCTTGGGCCACCATGTAAGCGTCACATCCACGCCGGGAGAAGGTACGTGTGTGACGCTGAGATACCAGGGAGAACAGGTGATTTGA
- a CDS encoding ATP-binding cassette domain-containing protein translates to MPLLEAKQLTKIYGGGGAASHRALDGFDLRVEAGEFVGIMGLSGSGKTTLLHLLGTQRIQCAVPSGGC, encoded by the coding sequence TTGCCTTTGTTGGAGGCCAAACAGTTGACCAAAATTTACGGTGGAGGTGGGGCCGCTTCCCATCGGGCACTCGATGGATTTGATCTGAGAGTGGAAGCCGGGGAGTTCGTCGGAATCATGGGGCTCTCCGGCAGCGGCAAAACGACATTGTTGCACTTGTTGGGCACCCAGCGTATCCAATGTGCAGTTCCAAGTGGGGGATGCTGA